The proteins below are encoded in one region of Metallibacterium scheffleri:
- the tadA gene encoding tRNA adenosine(34) deaminase TadA, with translation MSALPDWSADDQRWMLRALELARHAEDQFGEVPVGAVLILDGEMIGAGCNRSIIDHDPSAHAEIVALRDAGQRLRNYRFTGTTLYVTLEPCAMCAMALIHARVARVIYAAPDLKTGAAGSVFDTLISARHNHRIEVRQGLQADTSALLLRDFFRQRR, from the coding sequence ATGAGCGCGTTGCCCGACTGGAGCGCTGATGACCAGCGCTGGATGCTGCGTGCGCTCGAACTAGCCCGTCACGCCGAGGATCAATTTGGCGAGGTTCCAGTCGGCGCGGTGCTCATTCTAGATGGCGAAATGATCGGCGCTGGCTGCAATCGCAGCATCATCGACCATGACCCCAGTGCTCATGCCGAGATCGTGGCGCTACGCGATGCCGGCCAGCGCCTGCGCAACTATCGGTTCACCGGCACCACGTTGTACGTCACGCTGGAGCCGTGCGCCATGTGTGCCATGGCCTTGATCCACGCGCGTGTCGCACGCGTCATCTACGCCGCGCCCGATCTCAAGACTGGCGCGGCCGGAAGCGTCTTCGACACGTTGATTTCCGCGCGCCACAATCATCGCATTGAAGTACGGCAGGGCTTGCAGGCCGACACTTCAGCATTGCTCCTGCGTGATTTCTTTAGGCAACGCCGTTGA